GGTCCAAACCGGTAATGGCAAGGGCAAGTCGAGCTCGGCCTTCGGAGTGATCGCCCGCGCGCTGGGTTGGGGACAGAAAGTCGCGGTGGTGCAATTCATCAAGGGAAAGTGGAAGACGGGCGAAAAGCAGTTTTTCGCGCGCTTTCCCGATCTCGTCGATTGGCACGTCATGGGCGATGGTTTCACATGGGACACACAAGACAAGGATCGCGATATCGAAGCCGCGGAGAAAGCTCTCTCCAAGGCCGGTGAACTCATCACAAGCGGTGACTACGCTCTAGTCGTGCTCGACGAAATTAACATTGCGCTGCGCTACGAATACCTGACGCCCGCAAAAGCGATCGAAGTGCTCGAAGGCCGGGGCGATACCCGGATCATCCTGACCGGGCGGGACGCGAAGCCCGAACTGATCGACTATGCCGACACTGTCACCGAAATGGCCGAAATCAAGCACGCCTATCATGCCGGGATCCGCGCGCAGCAGGGCATCGACTTCTAGCAAGCAAGGATTGACAGCAACGGACCAGGCGAGCATTGGCGCGAACAGACGGTGCTGCAGGTGCGAAATCGCCTGAAGCTAAGAGGGAAGCCGGTGCGATACCGGCGCTGTGCCCGCAACTGTGAGCCAGAAGTCCCGAACCAACATGTCACTGGCTAAACCCTTCACTGGGTGGCGCCGGGAAGACGGTTCGAAGACGTTGATCGGCAAGCCAGGAGACCTGCCGTCGCGTCGTTCGTCCGGGGCCGGGTCCAGCCCCTTGGGACAGGAAAGTTCTTTTCCGAAGTAACGACAGTCAGGCCGGTTTCCGGAGTCGCGGCTCGGTGCGAGCCGCGGCGGGCCATCTGTCGAGTTGACCATGCGGGCACCGGGGCCTCCGCGTGGGATGGCTTTGGATATGTCAATGAAATCCGCATTCTATTTGTCCGTCGCGGCATCGGCCGTGGCACTGTGTTCGACTGGAGCCTTTGCCCAGTCGGTCGATCTTCTTGAAGACGAGGAAGTGAACTCCGAAACGATCGTGGTCACGGCCAACCGCACCGAACGTGCGATCAGCCAAGTTGGCGAATCGGTTACAGTGGTCGAGGAAGAGGAGATCGTAAACCGCCAGCCGAGTGAAGTGCTCGACATCCTGCGCACAGTCCCGGGCGTCACCTTCAACCGCAATGGCGGCATCGGAACCAGCACAGGCGTCTCGATCCGTGGTGCCGAGAGCGACCAGACCGTCGTGCTGATCGACGGGGTCAAGCTCAACGACCCCTCTTCGACGGGTGGCGGCTTCAACTTCGGTCCTGCCCTGACAGGCAATATCGCACGGATCGAAGTGGTGCGTGGTTCGCAAAGCGTCCTTTACGGCAGCCAGGCTATCGGCGGCGTCGTGAACCTCATCACCCGCGAACCGACCGAGGAGTTCGGGGTGTTCGCTCGCGCGGAATATGGTGAGCGCGATACTGCGGAACTCGTCGGCAATGTGTCGGGAAGGTTTGGTCCCGTAGGCCTTAGTGTCGGCGGCAATTACTATCGCACCGATGGCATTTCGGCATTCAGCGAAGCGCGCGGCGGCACCGAGCCGGACGGCTTTGAAAGCCTGGGTGCCAACGCCAAGCTCGATATTGCGCTGGGTGAGAATTTCTCGATCGATCTGCGAGGTTTCTATGCCGACAGCGAGGTCGAGATCGACGGCTTCACCGCTACCGGCCTGGGGGACACCAACGAGGTTTCCTATCGAGAAGATTTGGTCGGCTATGCGGGCATCAACGCAGACTTTCTGGACGGGCGTTTTCGCAATCGACTGGGTATCGCCTACACCCGGATCGACCGCAGGAATTTCAGCTTCGATACGGATTCCGAGACCTTTGATGCCTTCGGCGAGAACGTGCGCTATGAATATCAGGGCGTGTTCGACGCAGCCGAGATTGCGACGCTGGTGTTCGGTGCCGAGCGTGAGGAATCGGAATATCGCAGTTCCAGTTTCGGCGCTCCTGCGACCGGCGACGACGTGTGGATCAATTCGGTCTACGGACAGCTGAACCTGACTCCGATCGAGGGGCTCTCGCTGACAGGCGGCGTTCGCTACGACGATCACGAAACCTACGGCAACAACACGACCTTCGCTGCCAGTGGTGCTTATTCGCCCAACGGCGGCGATACCGTGTTGCGCGGTAGTTTCGGCGAAGGTTTCAAGGCGCCCGCGTTGTTCCAACTGTTCAGCGATTTCGGGAATACCGCGCTAGAACCCGAGGAGTCCGAAAGCTGGGATATCGGCATCACGCACAGCTTCCTCGATCGCCGCGCCCAGATCGGCGTCACTTACTTCGAACGCGATGCCGAGAACCTCATCGCTTTCGTCGGCTGCACCGGCAATCCCATCCCAGCGTGCCAGGATCCCGCTAATCCCCGCCCTTCCGGAACATACGACAATATCGCGCTGGCCAGCGCTGACGGCTGGGAGTTTGGCCTTGCGCTTCGTCCGGTCGACGGCTTCGATGTCGCGCTGAACTACACCACGATCGATGCCCGCAACGACATCACCGGCAATCGCCTGCCGCGCCGCGCCGAAGACACGATCAGTCTGGTCGCGGACTACCGCATGGAGAACGGCATCGGCATCGGTGCCACCGTGTTCGTCGCGGGCGACAGCTTCGACAATGCCACCAACACCACCCGCCTCGATGGCTATGTGGTGACCGATATTCGGGCGAGCTTTGGCCTTACTGAGCAGATCGAAATTTTCGGTCGGATAGAGAACCTATTCGACGAGCAGTATGAAACGATCTTCCGCTACGGCCAACCTGGTCGTGCGGTGTTCGGCGGCGTGCGCTACCGGATGTAATCGATGGTTCGGACGATCCCCGCGGCGCTGGCGTGCCTTTTGCTCTGTGCCTGTTCACAGGTGGCGGAGCGAGGAGCGGAGGCGCCGCGACGGATCGTCAGCCTCGACTATTGCGCCGACCAGTATGTCCTGAAGTTCGCGGATCGAGAGGATATCCTCGCGCTTTCGCCCGATGCGGGGAAGCGCTTCTCCTACATGCGGGCGGAGGCGGCAGGGATTCCCACGGTCCGTCCGCGCACTGCGGATGTTCTGGCGCTGCAGCCCGATCTGGTGGTGCGAACATATGGCGGTGGGCACGATATCGCCGACTTCATGCAGGAACCGGGCGTGCCGGTCGTGCAGATTGGCTTCCCCCAATCGATTGCCGAAGTGCGGGACGAAGTGCTGCGCGTGGGGACCGAACTGGGTAAGCCGAATGAGGCCGCAGCACTCGTCACCGAGATGGATCGGCGACTGAAGGCGCTGGCCGATCGGCCCAGTCCCCCTCGCGAAGTCCTCTACATGACACCCGCTGGTGTGACGGCTGGAGAAGGAACACTCGTGCATGAACTGTTTGTCGCGGCCGGCCTCAGGAATTTTCAGGACCGTGCCGGTTGGAACCCCCTTCCGCTCGAACGCCTCGCATACGAGCGCCCCGACCTGATCGCGGCTGCCTTTTTCGAAAGCGCGACCAACCATGTCGACAACTGGAGTGCGGCGCGCCATCCGGTGGCGCGGGCGCAGTTGCGCGAACTGCCGGTCGTCCCGCTGGAGGGATCGTGGACCTCGTGCGGCGGTTGGTTCTTGCTAGACGCGGTCGAAGCTTTGGCGAAAGCGGGGGACAACAAGCGATGAATCGGCCGGTGTCCATCCTGCTGGCAAGCCTGACGGGTGCATTGGTCCTTTCGGTCGCGCTCGGATCGGTGCCCTTGCCTCTCGACCGGGTGCTCGCTGCTCTCGCATTTCAATCGAGTCAGGGTGACGAGCTGGTCGTCTGGCAAATCCGCCTGCCGCGCGCGCTCGCTGCCGCGTTCGTCGGCGCGGCACTGGGAATGAGCGGGGCAGCCCTGCAGGGCCTTCTGCGCAACCCACTGGCCGAGCCGGGCATTCTCGGCGTGTCCGCCACTGCCGCGCTCTTCGCGACTTTCGTGCTTTATTTCGGTCTCGCGACCGCAGGCCCACTCGTCTTGCCTTCGGCTGCAGTCGCGGGTGCCCTGATCGCGACATTGCTGGTCGCGCTGGCTGCGATCCGCACCCGCTCCGTGGTCACGCTGATCCTGATTGGTGTCGGCCTCTCGAGTTTCTCGGCGGCAATCATGGCGCTGCTGATGAACCTTGCGCCCAACCCCTTCAGCCTTGCCGACATGGTCAACTGGATGCTCGGCACGGTGGACAATCGCAGCTTCGACGATCTTGTATTCGCGCTGCCCTTCATGGCGATCGGGGCGGTGGTGCTGCTCGCGTCGCGCCGGGGCCTGTCCGCACTCGCTCTGGGAGACGAGGCGGCCGAAGGAATGGGGTTGGACCTCAAACGACAGCGGCTGGCGGTGATCATCGGTGCCGGGCTGGCGACAGGCGCCGCGGTGGCGTTGGCCGGTGCGATCGGTTTCGTCGGGATCGTCGCGCCGCATCTGGTGCGGCCCTTCCTGCGCTACGATCCGGCGCGCCTGCTGGTGCCATCGTCACTGCTTGGCGCGCTCATCCTCGTGCTGGCCGATATCGGCGTGCGGGTGCTCCCGACCGATAGCGAACTCAAGCTGGGCGTGGTCGCATCGCTCCTCGGCGCTCCGGTGTTCATCTGGATCGCCGCGCGACGGAAATTGGCATGAGCGTTCTGCAGACAAGCAATCTGAGCTATGCGGTGGACGGCATGCCGCTGGTCGTCGACGCTGGATTCTCACTGAGAACAGGAGAACTCATCGCGCTGATCGGTCCCAATGGGTCCGGTAAGACGACGCTGCTGCGCGTCGCGCTTGGGCTGTTGTCAGCCGATATGGGCGCGACGTCGATGGATGGCAAACCGGTCGCTTCGCTCACGCCGGTCGAGCGTGCACGCAAGGTGGCCTACCTGCCGCAGGCCCGTCCGCTGGTCTGGCCGCAACCGGTTCGCGACGTCGTTTCGCTCGGGCGGTTTGCCTATGGCGCGGCGCTGGGGCGACTGTCGGACAGCGACGAGGCGGCGGTTTCGCAGGCGATCAGCGCCTGCCATCTTGATGGTTTCGAAGAGCGGGCAGCGGATACCCTTTCGGGTGGCGAACTGGCCCGTGTGCATCTGGCGCGTGCGCTGGCTGCCGAGACACCACTCCTTATTGCCGACGAGCCGGTTGCCGCGCTCGATCCGCGCTACCAGCATCAGACGATGCGTTTGTTTGCCTCGATGGCGCGGGTCGGGCGCGGAGTGCTGACGGTAGTCCACGATCTCGATCTCACATTGCGCTATGCGACCCGAGTGCTCTGGATGCACGACGGGCGGATCGTCGCTGACGGTAGTCCGGCCGAGACATTCACGAGCGAGCGCTTGCGCAATGTGTTCGGGATCGAGGCGGAGATTGTTCGCAATGGCGCGCATATCCGGCTCGACACTTTCGGCCCCGCCTAACGCAGGATGGCCGGTCGCGCGATCATGCTTCAGGGCACCGGTTCGAACGTGGGCAAGTCGCTGCTTGTCGCGGGGCTTTGCCGGATCGCACGGCGCCGGGGTGTGGATGTGGCACCTTTCAAGCCGCAGAACATGTCGAACAATGCGGCGGCCTGTCCCAACGGAGGCGAAATCGGTCGCGCGCAAGCGCTCCAGGCACGCGCCGCGGGGCTGGAGCCCACGACCGACATGAATCCCGTGCTCCTCAAGCCCGAAAGTGATCGGCGCGCGCAGGTCGTCCTGAATGGCAAAGCACTGCGCAGCGAGGAAGCGGCGGCGTATATGGCCAATCGTGGCAGCCTTCTTCCCGCTGTGATCGACGCGTTCGACCGGCTGAAATCGGCGCACGATCTCGTCATCGTCGAAGGTGCGGGCAGCCCCGCGGAGGTCAACCTGCGCAAGGGCGACATCGCCAATATGGGCTTCGCGCGCGCGGCCGACGTTCCCGTGGTGCTTATAGGCGACATCGATCGCGGCGGGGTCATTGCCTCGCTGGTCGGCACCCGAACCGTCGTAGACAACAAAGATGCCGATATGATCGAAGGCTTCCTCATCAATCGCTTTCGTGGCGACCAAACACTGTTTGCGGACGGCGTGCGCTTAATCGAAGACCGCACCGGCTGGCGCAGTTTCGGCATCGTGCCGTGGCTGCCCTGCGCTGTGCGGCTGCCCGCTGAAGACGCTGTGGTGCTGGATCAGGCGAGACGGAAAGACGGGGCTATCCTGATTGCCGTGCCAATGCTTTCGCGGATCAGCAATTTCGACGATCTCGACCCGCTTCGTGCCGAGCCGGATGTCGAGGTCCGCTTCATTCCTCCCGGCCAGCCTCTTCCGCGCGAGGCGGATGCGATCATCGTCACGGGCACCAAGTCGACTCTTGCCGACCTTGCGATGGTTCGCGCCCAAGGGTGGGATCACGACATCATCGCCGCTAGGCGCACAGGTGCGCACGTTGTCGGCCTATGCGGTGGGTTCCAGATTCTGGGCAATTGGCTCGAAGATGCTGACGCTGCGGATGGATTGGCAGGATCTGCGGATGGTCTGGGTCTCTTCGACATGACGACGGTGATGACCCGCGAGAAAGTCATTAGGCCCATCTCAGGAACCACGCTTGCCGATGGGGACCCGGTGACAGGATATGAGCTCCATACCGGTCGTTCTCAGGGCCCTATGCTAGAGAAGCCGTTCTGTCGCCTGGACGACGGCACCTGCGATGGCGCGGCCGCAGCGGGCGGACGTCTGATCGGAACCTATCTTCATGGTGTGTTCGCGAGCGATCCATTTCGTTCGCGTTGGCTTGAGCGATTGCGCAGCGGCCGGAGGAGCACGCTCAATTACGAAGAGAGTGTCGAAAATGCGCTGGATGAACTGGCCGATGGGCTCGAGGCGTCCCTCGACGTAGACGCTCTGTTGGCGCTTGCGCGGTGATTGCTGCGTGGATCATGCTGGTAGGACTCGCGATCGAAGCCATGGTCGGCTGGCCCGACGCGGTGGACACGCGGATCGGGCATCCCGTCCGCTGGTTCGGCTGGCTGGTCGAACGGACGGAGCGTCTGGGCAATCGCCAATCATGGAGCAGATCGGCGCGGATCGCGACGGGCGGTCTTGTTACTCTGTTTCTGGTCTCGCTTGCGGGCTTAATCGGTCTGGCCATCCAGCTGTTTCTGCCAACCGGGTGGCTAGGGCTTGCCCTGATGGCCCTCATCGCCTCCAGCCTGATCGCTGCGCGCTCCCTGCACGATCACGTTGCGGATGTCGCCAGGGCGTTCGACGCTTCGGGGATCGCGGCTGCGCGGGACTCGCTCAGTCACATCGTCGGACGTGCAACCGCTGAGTTGGACGAGCCTGCCATCGCACGTGCTTCGATCGAGAGTCTGGCCGAGAACACGTCGGATGGCGTTACAGCACCCTTGTTCTGGGGCGCGCTGTTCGGCTTGCCGGGACTGTTTGCCTACAAGGCAATCAACACGCTCGATTCAATGATCGGCCATCGCAATGCGCGCTACGAAGCTTTCGGTAAAATTGCCGCCCGGCTCGACGATCTCGCCAACCTGATCCCTGCACGCCTGACGGGTATTCTTTTCGCGCTCTGTGCCGGTTCGGGCCGGGCTATACAGGTGTTGTTTCGGGACGCCCGCAGGCATCGCTCCCCCAATGCAGGGTGGCCGGAGTCCGCGATGGCGGGGGCGCTCGGCATCAGACTGTCGGGCCCGCGGACCTATGGCGAAACGACGAGCAACGAGCCTTGGCTCAATTCGGGAGCAAGAAACCCAGCCGGAGCCGATATCCGCCGCGCCTTGGCTCTTTATCGCTGGGTAGTCATCGCCATGGCGATCATCCTGGCGCTGCTGGGTTGGGCCAACCTGTCATGATCGATTCGAACCTCGTATCAGGCCATGGCGGTCGGATCGACGCGATGGCTCGCGCGTTTCCCGGCGCCCCTCTGCCATGGATCGACCTGTCGACCGGCATCAATCCGTATCCTTATCCGTTGCCCCCGATCGCACCCGATGCATGGGAGCGCTTACCGGGCGAGGCGGCCCGCGCATTCTGCGAAAGCACCATGGCGGAGTCGTTCGGATGCGATCCGTCCTTTTGCCGCGCGGTCGCCGGGACGGAAGTCGCCATCCGCCAGCTGCCATCGATCCTACGTGCTCAGAGCGTAGCGGTGCGCGCTTGCAGCTATGCCGATCACGCGGAAAGCTGGCGACTGGTGGGGGCGAAGGTGGTCACGCATTCCGATCCTTTGGCATTGGCCGGCGAGGCTGACGTCGTAGTAATCGTGAACCCCAACAATCCCGATGGGCACCGTTGGCCCGTCGATGCCATTGAGGCAGCGCGCGCCGAACTCGCCCGACGGGGCGGCTGGCTGATCGTGGACGAGGCCTATGCCGATCTCGATCCCACGCTCAGCGCGGCTCCGTTTGCCGATCGCCCGGGACTGATCATCTTGCGATCCTTCGGCAAATTTTTCGGGCTTGCGGGCATGCGGTTGGGTGCCGTCCTGGCTACGCAGGAGATCTTGAGCAGCATCGAAGATCGCCTCGGCGGATGGGACGTGTCGGGCCCTGCGCTAGCGATAGGCGCGGCAGCCTATGCTGATCATGACTGGCAGGCCGCTACGCGCGGACACCTTACCGTTCAAATGCAGGAGATGCATTCCCTTATCGCGACCTCGGCGTTGGAAGACCGTGGCGGAACCGATCTTTTCCGGTTCGTCCGTGGATCTGATGCAAATTCGCTTTGGCAGCGACTTGCTGAGCAAGGTATCGCCGTGCGCCGGTTCGTCGGGGATGCCCATCACCTCCGCATCGGCTTGCCCGCCGATAAGATCGCGTTTTCACGGCTGGCGCGAGGGCTTAACCCTTGAGACGAAGGGGCAGCCCTGCGACCACGAGTTCGACCGTCTCGGAAATCTCGGCCAGCCGCTGGTTCAGCCGTCCCTGTTCGTCGCGGAAATCGCGGCCGAGCCGATTTTCGGGGACGATGCCCGAGCCCACTTCGTTACTGACCAGCACGACATTCGCCTCAGCCCGAGCAATACTCTCGACCAGGGCATCGGCTTGCCTGCCGATGTCGAGTTCGGCCAGCATCACGTTCGAGAGCCACAAAGTGCAGCAATCGACGAGCATCGTGCCCTCGTTGACCAAAGTAATCGCACGAGCGAGTTCGATCGGTGCCTCGATTGTGTGCCAGAAATCAGCACGTTCCTCGCGATGCTGACGGATACGCTCGGTCATTTCATCGTCATACGCCTGCGCGGTGGCGATGAACTTGTGAGGTCCCTCCATGCCGCCGCATATCGAAAGAGCATGGCGGCTCTTGCCCGATCGAGCACCACCGAGAATCAGATGAACCGTGCTCATAGAGTGAAGCCCTCGACCCTTCGCCTCGCAGCGGCCTGTATCACGGCTCGCCTTTGGTCAGGTGACATTGCGGACCACTTCGCAATCTCATCGAGCGTCCGGCCACAGCCCGTGCAGACATTTCCGTTTGCCGACAGTCGACATATCTTCCGACATGGCGATTGCGGGTCCTCAATGGTCGTTGCAGGCATGCGAATGGCCCTAACTCGTGTTGCCCGGGCTGGCAAAAGTGAACGGAGCTTTGTGGTAAGCGGATGATGAGGCGACTTGTCAGCTACGAAGACCTTCTCTCATGCATGACGCGAGACGAGAGGGATTATCATGCCACGCTCGACTGGAAAGCGTTGCTGGACCTCTCTCCAATTCTAAAGCTACGCCGGAAGGAAGCGCGCGCTTCGCTGCGGAGATACTTGACCGGATTGCATGGTGCTAAGTGGGAGATCGATGCCGTTCATTTTCTAATCCGCAGTCAGATCGACGAACAGGCACTGAAGTCAATCACAGCCGATATTGCCGACACTTTAGAGGCGATTGCAGCGAGGGCCATGACGCCGAAAGAGGTTTGCAAGGCGCTGAATATTGCCAATCAGGAACGATTGCGGTGGACCAAGGATGGTTGTCTTAAAACATCAGGGATTGTGAGCTTTAAAAAGGCTAACACCGTAAGCATATCCACTTACTCTGCTCATGTAATTAATGAGTTGACGAAAGACCATAGTCTAATTGAAGGTTGGCGAAGGAAAGACTAGGATAGCCGAAAATCCTAGCCACTAGGCTACCCCTTTTGGGTTTGCATGGGTGCAATCTGGTCAGAATCCGTGATCGAAGGATGACGCAGATTTGCACTACAACGCGGTCGGCAGCTTTCACATTTAAGGCAGTCAAAAGCGGACCGACGGCTAGCGGCCCAGAAAAGGACCTTACAATGTGGCTAGTCCTTGCAAGGGCTCTCGATTTGCTAACCGCCCAGTTGCAAAATCATTTCAATCCCGAGATGCTTGTTGCATCCAGAATCACGCGGACGGTTTCCTCTGGCCGATCCCACATCGGGAAGTGCCCGCTACGATCGAACCAGTGCAGCGTCGCTCTTGGGAAGGCTTTCATCGCGCGATCCGCCTGCTGCGGAAGACACAGCCGATCCTTGCGTCCCCAGCCTATGACAACAGGCGCAGCCGTTTTCGCAGGACCCTCCTGCATCGCGCCGTTGGCGAGATCCTTCACAAGCGAATTGACGGTGCGCGTATCAGCCAATGACTTCAGTTCACGCGCAACGAATGCCGGGTCGAGCGCCCGCGGCCTAGCAGAGAGCTGGGCCAAGAGCGCGGTCCGGCCTGCGACACTTCCGGCGATGGCAGAAAGCGCCGGTCGCAGTGCGCGAACCAGAGCAACCGATGGCATTAAGGTGGCTTTGAAGAAGGTGCGCTCCCACCCTTGCCAGAAGCCGCCCGGATCCAGTGCGACAACCGCGCCCGCTTGGCCGCGCCGCGCCATCTCGAGCGCCAGGCGAGCTCCCAGCGAGCTGCCAACCATATCAATACCTGTGAGATTCTCCGCGCCGAGCCAGTTGTCCAGACTGCGCGCAAGTCCGTCGAACGTGCCGCTGTCGGCCTCTTCGGGTGTCCGCCCATGCCCGGGCAGATCTACGGCAATTACCTCCCTGTCTTGGGAAAGCGCAGGAGAGATCGTGTCCCACGAGCCGCAGGTCGCCCCCAGTCCATGAACCAGGAGGAGGGGTTTTCCGCGCCCAGTGCGCGTATAGTGCAAGGTCATGTAACAGTAACGTCTCGCACCGACGTATGGCCCCCTGGATGTCCATATTGCCGAAAGCGAGGCCGAGAGCGGGCGCTTTGCCGTTGGTCGAAGCTAACCGCCGGCGCCACGGCTATTCATCTGATAGACCTCAACACGATATCCGTCTGGGTCTAAACACTGAAGCCGAGTTCGATCGTCGCGCTCGTCGATACGAGCCGCCCCACCCGACATGAACCGCTCATAGGCAGATAAGCTTTGTCGAACATCGGCAACTTCGGCAAAAACCGT
Above is a genomic segment from Erythrobacter sp. 3-20A1M containing:
- a CDS encoding ABC transporter ATP-binding protein codes for the protein MSVLQTSNLSYAVDGMPLVVDAGFSLRTGELIALIGPNGSGKTTLLRVALGLLSADMGATSMDGKPVASLTPVERARKVAYLPQARPLVWPQPVRDVVSLGRFAYGAALGRLSDSDEAAVSQAISACHLDGFEERAADTLSGGELARVHLARALAAETPLLIADEPVAALDPRYQHQTMRLFASMARVGRGVLTVVHDLDLTLRYATRVLWMHDGRIVADGSPAETFTSERLRNVFGIEAEIVRNGAHIRLDTFGPA
- the cobD gene encoding threonine-phosphate decarboxylase CobD, yielding MIDSNLVSGHGGRIDAMARAFPGAPLPWIDLSTGINPYPYPLPPIAPDAWERLPGEAARAFCESTMAESFGCDPSFCRAVAGTEVAIRQLPSILRAQSVAVRACSYADHAESWRLVGAKVVTHSDPLALAGEADVVVIVNPNNPDGHRWPVDAIEAARAELARRGGWLIVDEAYADLDPTLSAAPFADRPGLIILRSFGKFFGLAGMRLGAVLATQEILSSIEDRLGGWDVSGPALAIGAAAYADHDWQAATRGHLTVQMQEMHSLIATSALEDRGGTDLFRFVRGSDANSLWQRLAEQGIAVRRFVGDAHHLRIGLPADKIAFSRLARGLNP
- a CDS encoding TonB-dependent siderophore receptor, with the protein product MKSAFYLSVAASAVALCSTGAFAQSVDLLEDEEVNSETIVVTANRTERAISQVGESVTVVEEEEIVNRQPSEVLDILRTVPGVTFNRNGGIGTSTGVSIRGAESDQTVVLIDGVKLNDPSSTGGGFNFGPALTGNIARIEVVRGSQSVLYGSQAIGGVVNLITREPTEEFGVFARAEYGERDTAELVGNVSGRFGPVGLSVGGNYYRTDGISAFSEARGGTEPDGFESLGANAKLDIALGENFSIDLRGFYADSEVEIDGFTATGLGDTNEVSYREDLVGYAGINADFLDGRFRNRLGIAYTRIDRRNFSFDTDSETFDAFGENVRYEYQGVFDAAEIATLVFGAEREESEYRSSSFGAPATGDDVWINSVYGQLNLTPIEGLSLTGGVRYDDHETYGNNTTFAASGAYSPNGGDTVLRGSFGEGFKAPALFQLFSDFGNTALEPEESESWDIGITHSFLDRRAQIGVTYFERDAENLIAFVGCTGNPIPACQDPANPRPSGTYDNIALASADGWEFGLALRPVDGFDVALNYTTIDARNDITGNRLPRRAEDTISLVADYRMENGIGIGATVFVAGDSFDNATNTTRLDGYVVTDIRASFGLTEQIEIFGRIENLFDEQYETIFRYGQPGRAVFGGVRYRM
- a CDS encoding DUF1289 domain-containing protein encodes the protein MPATTIEDPQSPCRKICRLSANGNVCTGCGRTLDEIAKWSAMSPDQRRAVIQAAARRRVEGFTL
- a CDS encoding ABC transporter substrate-binding protein; this encodes MVRTIPAALACLLLCACSQVAERGAEAPRRIVSLDYCADQYVLKFADREDILALSPDAGKRFSYMRAEAAGIPTVRPRTADVLALQPDLVVRTYGGGHDIADFMQEPGVPVVQIGFPQSIAEVRDEVLRVGTELGKPNEAAALVTEMDRRLKALADRPSPPREVLYMTPAGVTAGEGTLVHELFVAAGLRNFQDRAGWNPLPLERLAYERPDLIAAAFFESATNHVDNWSAARHPVARAQLRELPVVPLEGSWTSCGGWFLLDAVEALAKAGDNKR
- a CDS encoding alpha/beta fold hydrolase; the encoded protein is MTLHYTRTGRGKPLLLVHGLGATCGSWDTISPALSQDREVIAVDLPGHGRTPEEADSGTFDGLARSLDNWLGAENLTGIDMVGSSLGARLALEMARRGQAGAVVALDPGGFWQGWERTFFKATLMPSVALVRALRPALSAIAGSVAGRTALLAQLSARPRALDPAFVARELKSLADTRTVNSLVKDLANGAMQEGPAKTAAPVVIGWGRKDRLCLPQQADRAMKAFPRATLHWFDRSGHFPMWDRPEETVRVILDATSISGLK
- the cobU gene encoding bifunctional adenosylcobinamide kinase/adenosylcobinamide-phosphate guanylyltransferase, producing MSTVHLILGGARSGKSRHALSICGGMEGPHKFIATAQAYDDEMTERIRQHREERADFWHTIEAPIELARAITLVNEGTMLVDCCTLWLSNVMLAELDIGRQADALVESIARAEANVVLVSNEVGSGIVPENRLGRDFRDEQGRLNQRLAEISETVELVVAGLPLRLKG
- a CDS encoding iron ABC transporter permease; amino-acid sequence: MNRPVSILLASLTGALVLSVALGSVPLPLDRVLAALAFQSSQGDELVVWQIRLPRALAAAFVGAALGMSGAALQGLLRNPLAEPGILGVSATAALFATFVLYFGLATAGPLVLPSAAVAGALIATLLVALAAIRTRSVVTLILIGVGLSSFSAAIMALLMNLAPNPFSLADMVNWMLGTVDNRSFDDLVFALPFMAIGAVVLLASRRGLSALALGDEAAEGMGLDLKRQRLAVIIGAGLATGAAVALAGAIGFVGIVAPHLVRPFLRYDPARLLVPSSLLGALILVLADIGVRVLPTDSELKLGVVASLLGAPVFIWIAARRKLA
- a CDS encoding cobyric acid synthase, which translates into the protein MAGRAIMLQGTGSNVGKSLLVAGLCRIARRRGVDVAPFKPQNMSNNAAACPNGGEIGRAQALQARAAGLEPTTDMNPVLLKPESDRRAQVVLNGKALRSEEAAAYMANRGSLLPAVIDAFDRLKSAHDLVIVEGAGSPAEVNLRKGDIANMGFARAADVPVVLIGDIDRGGVIASLVGTRTVVDNKDADMIEGFLINRFRGDQTLFADGVRLIEDRTGWRSFGIVPWLPCAVRLPAEDAVVLDQARRKDGAILIAVPMLSRISNFDDLDPLRAEPDVEVRFIPPGQPLPREADAIIVTGTKSTLADLAMVRAQGWDHDIIAARRTGAHVVGLCGGFQILGNWLEDADAADGLAGSADGLGLFDMTTVMTREKVIRPISGTTLADGDPVTGYELHTGRSQGPMLEKPFCRLDDGTCDGAAAAGGRLIGTYLHGVFASDPFRSRWLERLRSGRRSTLNYEESVENALDELADGLEASLDVDALLALAR
- the cobO gene encoding cob(I)yrinic acid a,c-diamide adenosyltransferase, translating into MSETNSNTHKQKMKELQAAQAKRRRELTDPERGLVLVQTGNGKGKSSSAFGVIARALGWGQKVAVVQFIKGKWKTGEKQFFARFPDLVDWHVMGDGFTWDTQDKDRDIEAAEKALSKAGELITSGDYALVVLDEINIALRYEYLTPAKAIEVLEGRGDTRIILTGRDAKPELIDYADTVTEMAEIKHAYHAGIRAQQGIDF
- the cbiB gene encoding adenosylcobinamide-phosphate synthase CbiB; the protein is MIAAWIMLVGLAIEAMVGWPDAVDTRIGHPVRWFGWLVERTERLGNRQSWSRSARIATGGLVTLFLVSLAGLIGLAIQLFLPTGWLGLALMALIASSLIAARSLHDHVADVARAFDASGIAAARDSLSHIVGRATAELDEPAIARASIESLAENTSDGVTAPLFWGALFGLPGLFAYKAINTLDSMIGHRNARYEAFGKIAARLDDLANLIPARLTGILFALCAGSGRAIQVLFRDARRHRSPNAGWPESAMAGALGIRLSGPRTYGETTSNEPWLNSGARNPAGADIRRALALYRWVVIAMAIILALLGWANLS